The following proteins come from a genomic window of Falco rusticolus isolate bFalRus1 chromosome 9, bFalRus1.pri, whole genome shotgun sequence:
- the SNAPC4 gene encoding snRNA-activating protein complex subunit 4 isoform X5 codes for MVTIFSEIEREDDSDDDIEGSLPQDPETCLQMNRVYQEVIQEKIEEVERLIAQNKEQQKEIMCEVGGPKVAKAGDGRSLPANIFLGHFLKPYFKDKTTGIGPPPNEDTKERAAQGIKSFEQLTSTKWKSREKTLLQKSVVSDSLQRLLQPKLLKVSYWNQKLEKVKTEMEKQILEKQIKEVEREIEAINQLPEGDLIGNRFDEHDWEKISNIHFDGQRSSEELKKFWQNWEHPSINKKEWTEEEIERLKKIAAKHGYLDWQTIAQELGTNRTPFQCLQKYQIYNKDLKRKEWTRREDQMLLELVQEMRVGNHIPYKKIAYYMEGRDSAQLIYRWTKSVDPSLRKGPWTPEEDALLLTAVKKYGERDWYKIRTEVPGRSDAQCRDRYLKALHCDVKKGKWSLEEEEQLIELVQKHGLGHWSKIASELPHRTGSQCLSKWKLMIGSKKRFRSRKRRPVEDSSSSSESSSEDIELDLADSSEEEEAPSKEESAFPSIDLWIPTRTNTQESNQGRYQALSLFSAVSAGAKTSCSEVPSTTCDGDKDRVADEPSELNTLLRGIARPHSTDVIVKNPVEVMNKASRCGKQVLRVTLDNVRRVLRHNTCFQRKLQLKFLKPSATALTKISGVSTSVGQKLEGLQNITEKTYRQERERLRRMNLDRKLLMAVTPWVGNVLLPCTLQTGKMAFHQTKADSIKEKIKSISLTSTPLFTLFIQLFQIDTNGCMKIIREKRLRQSELLRANAGRPQQASQNMETSSGNSSQSCTQRNSRRGIPRNAVRRPVALKARETSTVAFESSAPATQGALPAQVQRQKPKTVSELLREKRLRESRAKKAMQRTVFVAPQMLVSGPLIIQHSPQQIIPSVQAGSNPAAVGCTSNQVQCAPAPLSAFTSVAGSTSTAIVLENHSSSVPETGESPGSSQGTELQSNKELKEQALESSPEGGFSPGLTPAAAEKAPNQGACNSQVLAGSSASVVLQPQTFAPHQITVVPLGIESGSNKLSLSTPVTCELNTSVPQQRPVNLLSALVTPQTGSHVIPNGILPFTWVVTPQALLPTAVQTMVGVPRGLPAAAVRNQCQTTVTSNGNVSNLGVPPVPARANLPHPSSAETKAPSAQLTEGVPLGQTANHSTILLPVTSANPGCTTSSISSATPTCSDGFSRASDSSAAQTASPADAPTLHGVLLPQTLLPSSTQVSDSQSVLSLPTLGKSHDSITTNKSSSNPSITKEVAPQLGDPVPHNNVPGTSDCFAAQALKKRPIASKPLAAQPAESPPQPTTSSAEKNLLDFSLISLEDEGLVKEWLNGKKGVQVPLLQTRLPYLPPFLCNLKTLSKLLLQKAALEEQAACLLPSDASQGEGTGVDLHAIGELVQQKLGNNPAYLLLKARFLAAFTLPALLATLPPPKVTTTLSASRKQYDESDEEEWQSEKEVSEEESCGHELTGVPLDQVVGDQPGDKDADLLIQDMGSEENAAQSVLDSCSAAADASAPQIRRSTRFRKRRRMSH; via the exons ATGGTAACCATTTTCTCT GAAATAGAAAGAGAAGATGACAGCGACGATGATATTGAAGGTAGTCTGCCACAGGATCCGGAAACATGTCTGCAGATGAACCGTGTGTATCAGGAAGTTATCCAGGAAAAGATCGAAGAAGTTGAGCGTCTCATtgcacaaaacaaagaacagcag AAGGAAATTATGTGCGAGGTTGGTGGTCCAAAAGTAGCAAAGGCAGGAGATGGTAGAAGTCTAccagcaaatatatttttgggtCATTTTCTGAAGCCATATTTCAAGGATAAAACAACAGGAATT GGCCCTCCTCCCAATGAAGATACCAAGGAAAGGGCAGCTCAGGGCATAAAATCCTTTGAACAACTGACTTCAACAAAAT ggaaaagcagagagaagacaTTGTTGCAGAAATCAGTAGTAAGTGACAGCTTGCAGCGCCTGCTTCAGCCAAAGTTACTGAA GGTGAGTTACTGGAATCAGAAACTGGAGAAAGTCAAGACTGAAATGGAGAAACAGATCTTGGAAAAGCAAATCAAAGAAGTGGAGCGAGAAATAGAAGCAATTAA CCAACTCCCAGAAGGTGACTTGATAGGAAACAGATTCGATGAGCATGACTGGGAGAAAATTTCAAACATCCAT tTTGATGGACAACGTAGTTCCGAAGAACTGAAGAAGTTTTGGCAGAATTGGGAGCATCCAAGCATCAACAAAAAGGAATGGACTGAGGAGGAAATAGAGAGGCTAAAGAAGATAGCTGCTAAACATGGTTATCTGGACTGGCAGACTATAGCCCAGGAGTTGGGG ACAAACAGGACACCTTTCCAGTGCTTGCAGAAGTATCAAATCTACAACAAagatttgaaaaggaaagaatggaCCAGACGTGAAGATCAGATGCTTTTAGAGCTTGTTCAGGAGATGAGAGTAGGAAATCATATCCCATACAAGAAAA TTGCTTATTACATGGAAGGAAGAGATTCTGCTCAGCTGATTTACCGATGGACAAAAAGCGTGGACCCCAGTTTGAGGAAAGGACCCTGGACACCAGAGGAAGATGCT TTGCTGTTGACTGCAGTTAAGAAGTATGGAGAGCGTGACTGGTATAAAATTCGGACAGAAGTGCCAGGGAGGAGCGATGCTCAGTGCAGAGATCG gtaCTTAAAAGCTTTGCACTGTGATGTAAAGAAAGGCAAGTGGAGTTtagaggaagaggagcagctaATTGAACTGGTTCAAAAGCATGGCCTGG GTCACTGGAGTAAAATAGCTTCTGAATTGCCACATCGGACTGGCTCCCAATGTCTGAGCAAGTGGAAACTTATGATTGGGTCTAAG aaaagatttaGATCAAGAAAGCGCCGGCCTGTGGAAGACAGTTCCAGCTCTTCAGAGAGTAGCAGTGAAGACATAGAACTGGACTTAGCAGACAgttcagaggaggaggaggcaccAAGCAAGGAGGAGTCTGCATTTCCCAGCATTGATTTGTGGATACCGACACGGACAAATACACAGGAATCAAACCAGGGAAGATACCAAGCTCTatcccttttctctgctgtgagTGCTGGTGCAAAGACCAGTTGCAGTGAAGTTCCAAGCACAACATGTGATGGAGACAAGGACAGGGTTGCCGATGAACCGTCAGAGTTGAACACCCTCCTGAGGGGCATTGCACGTCCACATTCAACGGATGTCATTGTGAAGAATCCAGTAGAAGTAATGAACAAG GCTTCTAGATGTGGAAAGCAAGTGCTACGGGTTACCCTGGACAATGTGAGAAGAGTGTTAAGACATAACACATGCTTTCAGAGGAAGCTT CAGTTGAAGTTTCTAAAACCTTCTGCCACTGctttaacaaaaatatctggAGTTAGTACATCTGTTGGCCAGAAGCTTGAGGGGCTGCAGAACATCACAGAGAAAACTTATCGTCAAGAGAGAGAGCGTTTGAGAAGAATGAACCTTGACAGAAAGCTTCTCATGGCAGTGACACCTTGGGTGGGCAATGTGCTACTGCCTTGCACCTTGCAAACTGGGAAGATGGCTTTTCATCAGACAAAAG CTGATTCcattaaagaaaagattaagtCAATCAGTCTCACGAGCACTCCCCTGTTCACGCTTTTCATTCAG CTCTTCCAGATTGATACCAATGGCTGTATGAAGATTATTCGTGAGAAGAGGCTAAGGCAGTCAGAGCTTCTTAGGGCTAATGCAGGAAGGCCTCAGCAG GCTTCCCAAAATATGGAGACTTCTTCAG GCAATTCATCACAATCTTGTACTCAGAGGAACTCCCGAAGGGGCATACCAAGGAATGCTGTCAGGAGACCTGTAGCCTTAAAAGCAAGGGAGACTTCCACCGTTGCCTTTGAGAGCAGCGCCCCTGCCACACAGGGAGCTCTCCCAGCCCAAGTGCAAAGGCAGAAGCCTAAAACCGTCTCAGAATTACTCAGAGAGAAGCGGCTAAGAGAATCTCGGGCTAAGAAAGCTATGCAGAGGACAGTATTTGTTGCCCCACAGATGCTGGTTTCAGGGCCTCTCATAATCCAGCACTCACCACAGCAAATCATTCCTTCTGTGCAAGCAGGGAGCAATCCTGCAGCAGTCGGTTGTACAAGTAACCAAGTACAGTGTGCACCAGCTCCGTTGTCAGCATTTACTTCTGTTGCAGGTTCAACTTCTACCGCTATTGTGCTTGAAAACCATTCCTCATCAGTGCCAGAAACTGGGGAAAGTCCTGGTTCCTCACAAGGGACAGAACTACAATCCAATAAGGAACTAAAAGAGCAAGCTTTGGAAAGTAGCCCTGAAGGAGGGTTTTCTCCAGGCCTgactccagctgcagcagagaaggcCCCAAATCAGGGAGCCTGCAACAGTCAGGTCCTAGCTGGCAGCTCAGCTTCAGTAGTGTTGCAACCCCAAACTTTTGCGCCACATCAGATTACAGTGGTGCCTCTTGGCATTGAGTCTGGCTCCAACAAATTGTCTCTTTCCACACCAGTTACCTGTGAGCTGAATACCAGTGTGCCACAGCAGAGGCCAGTCAATCTATTGTCTGCTCTTGTAACTCCACAAACTGGTTCACATGTGATTCCCAACGGCATACTGCCTTTCACATGGGTCGTAACACCACAGGCTTTGCTCCCCACTGCTGTACAAACTATGGTGGGTGTTCCCCGAGgactgccagctgctgctgtgagaaaTCAGTGTCAGACAACTGTGACTTCCAATGGCAACGTCTCTAATTTAGGAGTGCCTCCTGTGCCAGCCAGAGCAAATCTGCCTCACCCCAGCAGCGCAGAGACAAAAGCACCAAGTGCCCAGTTAACAGAAGGAGTACCTTTGGGACAGACAGCTAACCATTCCACAATTCTCTTACCTGTCACCTCAGCAAATCCTGGTTGCACCACATCCAGCATTTCTTCTGCAACGCCTACGTGTTCAGACGGCTTCTCCAGGGCTTCCGACTCCTCTGCCGCTCAGACTGCTTCTCCAGCTGATGCACCAACCCTGCATGGTGTGCTCCTGCCCCAGACACTGCTACCTTCAAGCACTCAAGTGTCTGATTCCCAGAGTGTGTTGAGTCTCCCTACCTTGGGAAAGAGTCATGACTCCATCACAACAAACAAATCGTCTTCCAATCCAAGCATCACGAAAGAGGTTGCGCCCCAGCTGGGAGATCCAGTTCCTCATAACAATGTCCCAGGGACCTCTGACTGCTTTGCTGCGCAAGCATTGAAAAAGAGACCTATTGCCTCGAAACCACTGGCTGCACAGCCTGCTGAAAGTCCACCCCAGCCAACCACTTCCAGTGCAGAAAAGAATCTACTTGACTTTAGCCTGATTTCCCTTGAAGATGAAGGGCTAGTGAAGGAGTGGCTGAATGGGAAAAAAGGTGTCCAGGTACCATTGCTCCAAACCAGATTGCCTTATTTGCCACCTTTTTTGTGCAACTTAAAAACCCTCTCAAAGCtacttctgcagaaagcagctctaGAAGAGCAAGCGGCATGTCTTCTGCCTTCTGATGCCAGTCAGGGTGAGGGCACTGGGGTTGATTTGCATGCTATTGGAGAACTGGTGCAGCAGAAACTCGGCAATAACCCTGCTTACCTCCTACTGAAAGCTAGATTCCTAGCAGCCTTTACACTCCCAGCTCTTCTAGCAACTCTGCCTCCTCCAAAAGTGACGACGACTCTGTCAGCCAGCAGGAAGCAATATGATGAGAGTGATGAAGAGGAGTGGCAGAGTGAGAAGGAAGTGTCTGAGGAAGAGAGTTGTGGGCATGAATTAACAGGGGTACCGTTGGATCAGGTGGTTGGTGATCAGCCTGGAGATAAAGATGCTGATTTACTAATTCAG GACATGGGATCTGAGGAGAATGCTGCACAATCTGTCTTGGACTCCTGCAGTGCTGCGGCTGATGCCAGTGCTCCTCAAATCAGGAGAAGTACCCGCttcaggaaaaggaggagaat GAGTCACTAA
- the SNAPC4 gene encoding snRNA-activating protein complex subunit 4 isoform X6: MEIEREDDSDDDIEGSLPQDPETCLQMNRVYQEVIQEKIEEVERLIAQNKEQQKEIMCEVGGPKVAKAGDGRSLPANIFLGHFLKPYFKDKTTGIGPPPNEDTKERAAQGIKSFEQLTSTKWKSREKTLLQKSVVSDSLQRLLQPKLLKVSYWNQKLEKVKTEMEKQILEKQIKEVEREIEAINQLPEGDLIGNRFDEHDWEKISNIHFDGQRSSEELKKFWQNWEHPSINKKEWTEEEIERLKKIAAKHGYLDWQTIAQELGTNRTPFQCLQKYQIYNKDLKRKEWTRREDQMLLELVQEMRVGNHIPYKKIAYYMEGRDSAQLIYRWTKSVDPSLRKGPWTPEEDALLLTAVKKYGERDWYKIRTEVPGRSDAQCRDRYLKALHCDVKKGKWSLEEEEQLIELVQKHGLGHWSKIASELPHRTGSQCLSKWKLMIGSKKRFRSRKRRPVEDSSSSSESSSEDIELDLADSSEEEEAPSKEESAFPSIDLWIPTRTNTQESNQGRYQALSLFSAVSAGAKTSCSEVPSTTCDGDKDRVADEPSELNTLLRGIARPHSTDVIVKNPVEVMNKASRCGKQVLRVTLDNVRRVLRHNTCFQRKLQLKFLKPSATALTKISGVSTSVGQKLEGLQNITEKTYRQERERLRRMNLDRKLLMAVTPWVGNVLLPCTLQTGKMAFHQTKADSIKEKIKSISLTSTPLFTLFIQLFQIDTNGCMKIIREKRLRQSELLRANAGRPQQASQNMETSSGNSSQSCTQRNSRRGIPRNAVRRPVALKARETSTVAFESSAPATQGALPAQVQRQKPKTVSELLREKRLRESRAKKAMQRTVFVAPQMLVSGPLIIQHSPQQIIPSVQAGSNPAAVGCTSNQVQCAPAPLSAFTSVAGSTSTAIVLENHSSSVPETGESPGSSQGTELQSNKELKEQALESSPEGGFSPGLTPAAAEKAPNQGACNSQVLAGSSASVVLQPQTFAPHQITVVPLGIESGSNKLSLSTPVTCELNTSVPQQRPVNLLSALVTPQTGSHVIPNGILPFTWVVTPQALLPTAVQTMVGVPRGLPAAAVRNQCQTTVTSNGNVSNLGVPPVPARANLPHPSSAETKAPSAQLTEGVPLGQTANHSTILLPVTSANPGCTTSSISSATPTCSDGFSRASDSSAAQTASPADAPTLHGVLLPQTLLPSSTQVSDSQSVLSLPTLGKSHDSITTNKSSSNPSITKEVAPQLGDPVPHNNVPGTSDCFAAQALKKRPIASKPLAAQPAESPPQPTTSSAEKNLLDFSLISLEDEGLVKEWLNGKKGVQVPLLQTRLPYLPPFLCNLKTLSKLLLQKAALEEQAACLLPSDASQGEGTGVDLHAIGELVQQKLGNNPAYLLLKARFLAAFTLPALLATLPPPKVTTTLSASRKQYDESDEEEWQSEKEVSEEESCGHELTGVPLDQVVGDQPGDKDADLLIQDMGSEENAAQSVLDSCSAAADASAPQIRRSTRFRKRRRMSH; encoded by the exons ATG GAAATAGAAAGAGAAGATGACAGCGACGATGATATTGAAGGTAGTCTGCCACAGGATCCGGAAACATGTCTGCAGATGAACCGTGTGTATCAGGAAGTTATCCAGGAAAAGATCGAAGAAGTTGAGCGTCTCATtgcacaaaacaaagaacagcag AAGGAAATTATGTGCGAGGTTGGTGGTCCAAAAGTAGCAAAGGCAGGAGATGGTAGAAGTCTAccagcaaatatatttttgggtCATTTTCTGAAGCCATATTTCAAGGATAAAACAACAGGAATT GGCCCTCCTCCCAATGAAGATACCAAGGAAAGGGCAGCTCAGGGCATAAAATCCTTTGAACAACTGACTTCAACAAAAT ggaaaagcagagagaagacaTTGTTGCAGAAATCAGTAGTAAGTGACAGCTTGCAGCGCCTGCTTCAGCCAAAGTTACTGAA GGTGAGTTACTGGAATCAGAAACTGGAGAAAGTCAAGACTGAAATGGAGAAACAGATCTTGGAAAAGCAAATCAAAGAAGTGGAGCGAGAAATAGAAGCAATTAA CCAACTCCCAGAAGGTGACTTGATAGGAAACAGATTCGATGAGCATGACTGGGAGAAAATTTCAAACATCCAT tTTGATGGACAACGTAGTTCCGAAGAACTGAAGAAGTTTTGGCAGAATTGGGAGCATCCAAGCATCAACAAAAAGGAATGGACTGAGGAGGAAATAGAGAGGCTAAAGAAGATAGCTGCTAAACATGGTTATCTGGACTGGCAGACTATAGCCCAGGAGTTGGGG ACAAACAGGACACCTTTCCAGTGCTTGCAGAAGTATCAAATCTACAACAAagatttgaaaaggaaagaatggaCCAGACGTGAAGATCAGATGCTTTTAGAGCTTGTTCAGGAGATGAGAGTAGGAAATCATATCCCATACAAGAAAA TTGCTTATTACATGGAAGGAAGAGATTCTGCTCAGCTGATTTACCGATGGACAAAAAGCGTGGACCCCAGTTTGAGGAAAGGACCCTGGACACCAGAGGAAGATGCT TTGCTGTTGACTGCAGTTAAGAAGTATGGAGAGCGTGACTGGTATAAAATTCGGACAGAAGTGCCAGGGAGGAGCGATGCTCAGTGCAGAGATCG gtaCTTAAAAGCTTTGCACTGTGATGTAAAGAAAGGCAAGTGGAGTTtagaggaagaggagcagctaATTGAACTGGTTCAAAAGCATGGCCTGG GTCACTGGAGTAAAATAGCTTCTGAATTGCCACATCGGACTGGCTCCCAATGTCTGAGCAAGTGGAAACTTATGATTGGGTCTAAG aaaagatttaGATCAAGAAAGCGCCGGCCTGTGGAAGACAGTTCCAGCTCTTCAGAGAGTAGCAGTGAAGACATAGAACTGGACTTAGCAGACAgttcagaggaggaggaggcaccAAGCAAGGAGGAGTCTGCATTTCCCAGCATTGATTTGTGGATACCGACACGGACAAATACACAGGAATCAAACCAGGGAAGATACCAAGCTCTatcccttttctctgctgtgagTGCTGGTGCAAAGACCAGTTGCAGTGAAGTTCCAAGCACAACATGTGATGGAGACAAGGACAGGGTTGCCGATGAACCGTCAGAGTTGAACACCCTCCTGAGGGGCATTGCACGTCCACATTCAACGGATGTCATTGTGAAGAATCCAGTAGAAGTAATGAACAAG GCTTCTAGATGTGGAAAGCAAGTGCTACGGGTTACCCTGGACAATGTGAGAAGAGTGTTAAGACATAACACATGCTTTCAGAGGAAGCTT CAGTTGAAGTTTCTAAAACCTTCTGCCACTGctttaacaaaaatatctggAGTTAGTACATCTGTTGGCCAGAAGCTTGAGGGGCTGCAGAACATCACAGAGAAAACTTATCGTCAAGAGAGAGAGCGTTTGAGAAGAATGAACCTTGACAGAAAGCTTCTCATGGCAGTGACACCTTGGGTGGGCAATGTGCTACTGCCTTGCACCTTGCAAACTGGGAAGATGGCTTTTCATCAGACAAAAG CTGATTCcattaaagaaaagattaagtCAATCAGTCTCACGAGCACTCCCCTGTTCACGCTTTTCATTCAG CTCTTCCAGATTGATACCAATGGCTGTATGAAGATTATTCGTGAGAAGAGGCTAAGGCAGTCAGAGCTTCTTAGGGCTAATGCAGGAAGGCCTCAGCAG GCTTCCCAAAATATGGAGACTTCTTCAG GCAATTCATCACAATCTTGTACTCAGAGGAACTCCCGAAGGGGCATACCAAGGAATGCTGTCAGGAGACCTGTAGCCTTAAAAGCAAGGGAGACTTCCACCGTTGCCTTTGAGAGCAGCGCCCCTGCCACACAGGGAGCTCTCCCAGCCCAAGTGCAAAGGCAGAAGCCTAAAACCGTCTCAGAATTACTCAGAGAGAAGCGGCTAAGAGAATCTCGGGCTAAGAAAGCTATGCAGAGGACAGTATTTGTTGCCCCACAGATGCTGGTTTCAGGGCCTCTCATAATCCAGCACTCACCACAGCAAATCATTCCTTCTGTGCAAGCAGGGAGCAATCCTGCAGCAGTCGGTTGTACAAGTAACCAAGTACAGTGTGCACCAGCTCCGTTGTCAGCATTTACTTCTGTTGCAGGTTCAACTTCTACCGCTATTGTGCTTGAAAACCATTCCTCATCAGTGCCAGAAACTGGGGAAAGTCCTGGTTCCTCACAAGGGACAGAACTACAATCCAATAAGGAACTAAAAGAGCAAGCTTTGGAAAGTAGCCCTGAAGGAGGGTTTTCTCCAGGCCTgactccagctgcagcagagaaggcCCCAAATCAGGGAGCCTGCAACAGTCAGGTCCTAGCTGGCAGCTCAGCTTCAGTAGTGTTGCAACCCCAAACTTTTGCGCCACATCAGATTACAGTGGTGCCTCTTGGCATTGAGTCTGGCTCCAACAAATTGTCTCTTTCCACACCAGTTACCTGTGAGCTGAATACCAGTGTGCCACAGCAGAGGCCAGTCAATCTATTGTCTGCTCTTGTAACTCCACAAACTGGTTCACATGTGATTCCCAACGGCATACTGCCTTTCACATGGGTCGTAACACCACAGGCTTTGCTCCCCACTGCTGTACAAACTATGGTGGGTGTTCCCCGAGgactgccagctgctgctgtgagaaaTCAGTGTCAGACAACTGTGACTTCCAATGGCAACGTCTCTAATTTAGGAGTGCCTCCTGTGCCAGCCAGAGCAAATCTGCCTCACCCCAGCAGCGCAGAGACAAAAGCACCAAGTGCCCAGTTAACAGAAGGAGTACCTTTGGGACAGACAGCTAACCATTCCACAATTCTCTTACCTGTCACCTCAGCAAATCCTGGTTGCACCACATCCAGCATTTCTTCTGCAACGCCTACGTGTTCAGACGGCTTCTCCAGGGCTTCCGACTCCTCTGCCGCTCAGACTGCTTCTCCAGCTGATGCACCAACCCTGCATGGTGTGCTCCTGCCCCAGACACTGCTACCTTCAAGCACTCAAGTGTCTGATTCCCAGAGTGTGTTGAGTCTCCCTACCTTGGGAAAGAGTCATGACTCCATCACAACAAACAAATCGTCTTCCAATCCAAGCATCACGAAAGAGGTTGCGCCCCAGCTGGGAGATCCAGTTCCTCATAACAATGTCCCAGGGACCTCTGACTGCTTTGCTGCGCAAGCATTGAAAAAGAGACCTATTGCCTCGAAACCACTGGCTGCACAGCCTGCTGAAAGTCCACCCCAGCCAACCACTTCCAGTGCAGAAAAGAATCTACTTGACTTTAGCCTGATTTCCCTTGAAGATGAAGGGCTAGTGAAGGAGTGGCTGAATGGGAAAAAAGGTGTCCAGGTACCATTGCTCCAAACCAGATTGCCTTATTTGCCACCTTTTTTGTGCAACTTAAAAACCCTCTCAAAGCtacttctgcagaaagcagctctaGAAGAGCAAGCGGCATGTCTTCTGCCTTCTGATGCCAGTCAGGGTGAGGGCACTGGGGTTGATTTGCATGCTATTGGAGAACTGGTGCAGCAGAAACTCGGCAATAACCCTGCTTACCTCCTACTGAAAGCTAGATTCCTAGCAGCCTTTACACTCCCAGCTCTTCTAGCAACTCTGCCTCCTCCAAAAGTGACGACGACTCTGTCAGCCAGCAGGAAGCAATATGATGAGAGTGATGAAGAGGAGTGGCAGAGTGAGAAGGAAGTGTCTGAGGAAGAGAGTTGTGGGCATGAATTAACAGGGGTACCGTTGGATCAGGTGGTTGGTGATCAGCCTGGAGATAAAGATGCTGATTTACTAATTCAG GACATGGGATCTGAGGAGAATGCTGCACAATCTGTCTTGGACTCCTGCAGTGCTGCGGCTGATGCCAGTGCTCCTCAAATCAGGAGAAGTACCCGCttcaggaaaaggaggagaat GAGTCACTAA
- the CARD9 gene encoding caspase recruitment domain-containing protein 9 isoform X7 has product MLEEDNDETCWNNLENFRVKLISVIDPSRITPYLRQCKVISHDDEEQVLNDPSLVMRKRKAGVLLDILQRTGHKGFEAFLESLELYYPQLYKKITGKEPSRVFSMIIDSAGESGLSQLLMNEIMKLQSTVQEERRKAQELTMWLHAKENTIREMWVRDSLLRKHQERAQKMKEERDSLSKELRKCKDENYNLAMCYAKQSEEKSAALMKNRDLILEIDHLKHSLMKAEDDCKLERKHTMKLKHAIEQRPSHEVMWEIQQEKELLLAKNQELENTLQQVAREQNLENSLSKDTLENDCSQILEERRELMNTIYSLRKELRRAEVLQDKYAEEKEMLELQCVSLRKDSQMYKKRIEAVLQQMEEVASERDQALLTREQFYMQYSKNLVERDAYRKQVRELGERCDEMQLQLFQKESQLLATEAKLKRLQLELPTPTSDLDDTSSRDSQEKISLKDKTSNLVLERAVCLQSHQVSRGVA; this is encoded by the exons ATGTTGGAAGAAGATAATGATGAGACATGTTGGAATAACCTGGAGAACTTCCGAGTGAAGCTGATCTCTGTGATAGATCCTTCCCGTATAACACCCTACCTCCGCCAGTGCAAAGTGATCAGCCATGACGATGAGGAACAAGTTCTTAACGACCCGAGCCTGGTCATGCGCAAGCGGAAGGCAG GTGTTCTTCTGGACATTCTTCAGCGAACAGGACACAAGGGCTTTGAGGCATTTCTGGAGAGTCTTGAGCTTTATTATCCACAACTGTATAAGAAGATAACTGGCAAGGAGCCCAGCAGGGTTTTCTCTATGATTATAG ACAGTGCTGGGGAATCTGGCCTGAGCCAGCTGCTGATGAACGAGATcatgaagctgcagagcaccgTGCAGGAGGAGCGGCGGAAGGCCCAGGAGCTCACCATGTGGCTGCACGCCAAAGAGAACACGATCAGGGAGATGTGGGTGAGGGACAGCCTGCTCCGCAAGCATCAAGAGCGGGCACAGAAGatgaaggaggagagggacagCCTGAGCAAGGAGCTGCGGAAGTGCAAGGATGAGAACTACAACCTGGCGATGTGCTATGCCAAACAGAGCGAGGAGAAGAGCGCTGCCCTCATGAAGAACCGGGACTTGATCCTAGAG ATCGATCACTTGAAGCACAGCCTCATGAAGGCTGAGGATGACTGCAAACTGGAGCGTAAGCACACAATGAAACTGAAGCACGCCATAGAGCAGCGTCCAAGCCATGAGGTGATGTGGGAGATCCAGCAGGAGAAGGAGTTGCTCTTGGCCAAGAATCAGGAGCTGGAGAACACTCTCCAG CAGGTTGCCAGGGAACAGAATCTGGAGAACAGCCTCTCCAAGGACACCCTGGAGAATGACTGTAGCCAGATACTAGAAGAACGCCGGGAGCTGATGAACACCATTTACAGCCTTCGCAAGGAGCTGCGGCGAGCTGAGGTGCTCCAAGACAAA tatgcagaggaaaaagagatgCTTGAACTACAGTGTGTGTCTCTGAGGAAGGACTCCCAGATGTATAAAAAACGGATTGAAGCTGTCTTGCAGCAAATGGAGGAAGTGGCTTCAGAAAGAGACCAG GCACTCCTGACTCGAGAACAGTTCTATATGCAGTACTCCAAGAACCTGGTCGAGAGGGACGCTTACCGCAAGCAGGTTCGGGAGCTGGGGGAGCGATGTGATGAAATGCAactgcagcttttccaaaaGGAGAGTCAGTTACTGGCTACTGAAGCCAAGCTGAAAAGGTTGCAGCTGGAGCTACCCACACCG ACCTCTGACCTGGATGATACCTCCTCCAGAGATTCCCAGGAA